The following is a genomic window from Caproiciproducens sp. CPB-2.
TTTATGAAGGAAAGTGTGTTATTATTAAAGTAAAGATAACTAAATTAAAATTCAGGTGAGAAGGGCAGTTATGGGTATTACCGTTAGAGAATTTACACGTGAAGATATTCCGGCTATGATTATAATTTGGAATGAGATCGTTGAGGACGGAATTGCTTTTCCTCAGACGGAGCTTTTGGAGGAAAAGAACGGCATGGAATTTTTTGAAAGCCAGTCTTTTACCGGGGTGGCAATTGAGCAGGAAACAGGTAACCTGGTCGGGCTGTATATCCTGCATCCAAACAATGTAGGCAGATGCGGGCATATTTGTAACGCGAGCTATGCTGTAAAGGGCGATGAACGAGGAAAGAGAATCGGTGAGATTCTGGTTTTGCACTGTATTACTAAGGCGAAGGAAACTGGCTTTAAAATACTGCAGTTTAACGCTGTCGTAAGCACAAATACTGCAGCTCTCCATTTGTATAAAAAGCTGGGATTTGTCCAGCTTGGTGTCATTCCCGGGGGATTTCTCATGAAAGACGGAAGCTATCAGGACATCATCCCGCATTATTATGTATTGCAATAATAATGAAGGTCTTACCTATAACACCACGCAGGACCTGCGGTGGCATCCGAATCCGATTACCGACGCCGTTTGATGGATGGCCTATCCGCTAAGAGGCATGATGAGAGTGTTGCATGAACGGCCCTGTACGCCTGTGGTATAATATAGATAAGAAAACTCTCAGCTTTGAGAGATAAAATGATTTCGGGAGTGACGGCAATGGAGTATTCCATGATCAGGCAGAATTTTGAAAAGCATGGTTTTTCAACTCAGCTTTTTTCATCGAAAGAAGAAGCGAGCGATTATCTGGTGAACACCCTCCAGCGTCAAACGATTGGATTCGGTGGAAGCGCGACTCTGAAGGAAATGGGACTGTTTGAGGCTTTACAACAAAACAATGCCGTGGTATGGCACAATAAGGTGCCTTCCCGGGACGTCCGGCGCTTGGCCAACTGCGCAAATATCTACATAACCAGTGCAAACGCCGTGACTGAGTCCGGAGAGATCGTCAATATCGACGCGACGGGAAATCGTGTTTCCATGACGGCTTTCGGTCCCGAAACATGCTACTATATTGTGGGGAAAAATAAAATCACAGCAAATCTGAGTGACGCAATCTACCGCTGCAAGAACGTGGCCGCCCCGAAAAACGCCAAACGGATGAACGCAAAAACCCCCTGCGCCAAAAATGCGGACAAATGCTATGATTGCAACAGCCCTGAGCGGATTTGCCGTATAACGACCATTATAGACCGTGCCCCGATGGGCATGAAGTGTGAAATCATCTTTATAGACCAGGAATTAGGGTTTTAGCAATGCCCATTTTGGGTATTCCCTGTTTTGGCGTTGATGGAGTGAAGGCCTTGAACCGCTGTGTTAAGAGAAACAAAAACAAAGAAAGCACAATCACCTGCACGAGTCCCGCTGTCTGCTGTTTTCCAGCAGACAGCGGGATTTCTTGATATTAACGGTACAATCATAGAAGCAATGTGACAGGAAATACCAATACGTGAGGGGATAATATTTGCCGGCGTCCGGCGGACTGCTGTTTTTCATCCTGCGTTATAGATGGAATTCATTACTAAAGTAAGTGCTATTGACAAAGCATCTATTCCGTGTTACTATATAGCAGTAATAAGTATCACTCCATACAAGTCATACATAATAGTAAAGAAGGGATTATACTGGAAAACCTGACGGAAATGCTCAAAGGCGTGCTTGAGGGCTGCGTCCTTGAAATCATAAGCCGTAAAGAAACCTACGGCTACGAAATCACGCGGCGGCTGAACGCCCTTGGCTTCACGGATGTTGTGGAGGGAACGGTGTACACCATCCTGCTCCGGCTTGAAAAAAGCAAGTTGGTAGAGATCACCAAAAAGCCCTCCGACCTGGGGCCGCCGCGAAAGTTTTTCGCGCTCAACGACGCGGGGCGCGAGGAACTGCGGAGGTTCTGGGAAAAATGGGAATTTGTCGCGTCGAAAATCAACCAATTAAAGGAGGAGCAATCAGATGTCTGAATTTTTCGATAATTATTTTAATATCAAAAAAATAATCGGGAGCAAACGCGAATACAAGCAGCAGATGGCAAGGGTGGAGGCTCTGCCGAAAGACTATCAATACGTATTTAAAAAAATCCAAAGTCACATGTGGATGTTCGCGGCGGGATCCGGCTATGACATGATGAAGATCCATTATGACCTGATAGAACTGTTCGAGGCCGGCGCGGCGGAAGGCAAGCCTGTTTTGGAGATTACCGGAGAGGATGTGGCCGCATTCTGCGACGAGCTTTTGCGCAGCGCCAGGACATACACGGAAGACTGGCGTGAGGCGCTCAACCGCGACATACTGAAAAAACTTGGAAAGGGTAAGGCTTCAAAATGACAGAAACCGCTATTCAGGTAAAAGGGCTGCAAAAGTCCTACAAAAAACTTCATGTTCTGAAGGGCGTGGATTTCGAGGTGGAAAAAGGCAGTATTTTTGCCCTGCTCGGTTCCAACGGCGCGGGCAAAACGACGATTGTCAAAATCCTCACCACACTGCTCAAATCCGACGGTGGGACCACCGTAGTGAACGGCTTTGATGTAACGAAGGAACCCGGCAAGGTCCGGCAGTCGATCAGCCTGACCGGGCAGTTTGCTGCCGTGGACGAGATTTTGACCGGGCGGGAAAACCTCATCATGATCGCGAGGCTGCGGCATCTTGTTAATTCGCGCCAGGTCGCGGACGATCTGCTGAACCGCTTCGGCCTGACAGATGCCGCCGACCGCAGGGTTTCCACCTATTCGGGCGGGATGCGCCGCAGACTTGACATCGCCATGAGCCTGATCGGAAACCCGCGGCTCATTTTCCTCGACGAGCCGACCACCGGGCTTGACCCCGAGGCGCGCATCGAAGTCTGGAAGACGGTCAAAGAGCTCGCCGACAATGGCACGACGGTGTTCCTGACCACGCAGCATCTGGAAGAGGCCGAGCAGCTTGCCGACCGGATCGCCATCCTCCATAAAGGAAAAATAATCGTGAGCGGCACGCTCGAGGAGTTGAAAAAGCTGTTCCCGCCCGCGAAGGTGGAGTATATAGAAAAACAGCCGACGTTGGAGGAAATCTTCTTCGCAATCATCGGCAAGAAGGAGGAAAAATAAATGGAAGCGGCAAAGAACTACTTGTTCAGCGATATGAGCGTGATGCTTGGACGTTCCATGCGCCATATTTCCCGCAGCATGGACACCATCATCACGGTCTGCCTTACTCCGATAGCGATGATGCTGCTGTTCGTCTACGTGCTCGGCGGCGCGATTCAAGCCGGCACAGACAATTATGTAAATTATCTGCTGCCCGGCATCCTGCTGATGGCGATCGCGAGCGGCATCTCCTACACGGCTTTCCGCCTGTTTACGGATATGCAAAGCGGCATCTTCGAGCGGTTCCACTCCATGCCAATCGCGCGTTCCGCCGCCCTGTGGGGGCATGTGCTGACCTCGCTGGTATCTAACGCAATTTCGGTCGTCGTCATCATCCTTGTAGCGCTGATAATGGGCTTTCGTTCATCGGCAGGAGTATTGTCTTGGCTTTCCGTAGCCGGTATCCTCGTGCTTGTGATACTGGCCCTGACGTGGATCGCGGTGATTCCCGGGCTGACCGCAAAATCGGTGGACGGCGCAAGTGCCTTCTCCTATCCCTTGATTTTCCTTCCGTTTATCAGCTCGGCGTTTGTGCCGACCGAATCAATGCCGGGACCCGTCCGCGCCTTTGCCGAAAACCAGCCGGTAACTTCGATCGTGGATGCCATCCGCGCGTTATTATTTAATCAGCCTGTCAGCAATGAAATTTGGGCCGCGCTCGCGTGGTGCGTAGGTATCCTCATTGTTGCGTATCTGTTCGCAATGAGGGTCTACAAACGGAAAGCGGCATAAAACCCGGATATGAAACCTGACGGCAACGGCTTTGATTTACAAAAGCTATTGCCGTTATTTTTATGCAAGCACAGGAGTTAAGAAACCAAAGAATCCGAACTTCTCTCCTTTCGGAAAGAGGTTCGGATTCTTAACTATGGGATGCTGTTACAGGCTGAAATCCTTTCCGCCGTTCACTTTGTTAAACGCCAGCAGGGAAACCACCGTGAGCAGGGTCAGAATCGAAGAGAGCGCCGCCGCCACTCCGTAATTGCCGCGGACAACCTCCGTATAGACGGCGACGGTCAGCGTTTTTGTCCTGCCCGTATACAGAATGATCGCGGTGGACAGCTCGCTGATCATCGTTACCCAGCTTAAGATCGCGCCGGAAACAATGCCGGCGGCCATCATCGGAACGGTCACGCGGAAAAAGACCTTCATCTTGGAAGCGCCCAGTGAAATGGCCGCTTCTTCGATACTGATGGGAATCTGCTGCAGGATGGCCACCGAAGAACGGATGGTATACGGCAGCCTTCGGATGATCAGGGCAATCACCATAATCAGCATTGTCCCGCTCAGCATCAGAGGCTTCTGGTTAAAGCCCGTCAGCAGGGCAATGCCGAGAACGGTTCCCGGCACGATGTACGGAATCATGGAAAGGATATCGACCGTACTGGTAAGGGTGTTTTTGCGCCGCACCACCAGATAGGCAATCAGCACGGCGAGCAGGATAATCGCGATCAGGGAAAGCATCGGGATGATAATGGTATTCTGGATGCTTCTTCCCAGCTTGGAAAACGCGGATTCGTAGCTGCCCAGAGAATAGCCGCGGATAAAAATTTTGCCCGAGGTCTTTTTAAAGGACGTATAAGTGACGTATACCTGCGGCAGGATGGCAATCGCCACCACCAGATAGGAAAAAAGATATACGAGCACTTTCCTGCCCCCCCTCGGCTCCCTCTCTTCAATGGGATGCAGGGCGTTCAGGGCGAAGGAATTCCTGTTGGAAACATATTTCTGCACAAGGAAGACAACGGTGGTGATGACAATGGCGATAATCGCGATTGCCGCCGCAAAACCGTCGTTCCCCCCCACTTCATTGATAAACTCCGTATACAGGACGACAGGGAACGTGCGGTACCCCTCGCCGATCAGCATCGGCGTACCGAAATCCGCGAACGACCGCATAAAGACCAGCAGGCCGGCCGCGAGCAAAGTCGGCATGATAAGAGGGACTACCACCTTGAAGAAGCATTTGACGCCGGAACAGCTCAGGTTGTTCGCCGCTTCAATCAGAGAATTGTCGATGTTCTTCAAGGCGCCTCTCGCGTACAGGAACACCAGCGGGAAAAGCTGCAGGGACATGACCAGCACGATTCCCCCGAAGCCGTAGATGTCCGGCAGGAGAATGCCCAGCTTCCGGAAGAAAGCCGTGATGACCCCGCTGCGGCCCAGAAGCAGAATCCAGGAGTACGCGCCGATGAACGGAGCGGACATGGACGCGACTACAATGAGGATATTCAGCACCGACTTTCCCCTGATCTTAAAAACAGAAAAGAGGTAGGCAAGCGGAGTACCGATGGCAATGGAAAGGGCGGTTGCCGCCAGCGAGACCTTGAAGCTGTTCAGCAGGGTATCGAAGTAATAGCTCTTTGAAAAGAACTTCACAAAGTTTGCCATGGTGAACTGCCCGGTCTGTGAATCGTAAACGGACTGCTGCATCAGATGGGCCATCGGATAGATCAGGAACAGCAGATAGACCGCGATGGTGCACAGCGTAAGGGTTCCCCAGATGTCCAGGCGGAATTTGCTATTGTCTTTCATAAGCTTCGCTCCTCACAAGGTTGCGGCCGCCCTCTTTGTCAAACACATTGATTTTGTGTTTTTTCACCTGAAGCAGCACGTTCTGTCCGGGCTTCAGCTCATCTTCCAGGGAAGACTCCTCAACGATTTCCACCGTGAGGCCGCTCTCGGTCTCCACGGCGTAATGCGTATTCAGGCCAAGATATGTATACTCCTTTACGACGCCGTGAATCCCCTCGCCGCCCTGCTTGCTGATGACAAATTCCTCCGGGCGCACGGAGCACTGCACTTCCTGGTCCTCCAGCATATTCAGGCATTCCAGTGGCACCCGGTAGCCGTTGGGGAAAATCAGGGTGCCCCGCTCCGCCCTGGCCGGCAGGATATTGGTCCGGCCGATAAAGGTTGCGACAAACACGTTTTTAGGTCTCTGGTAAATTTCCTTCGGCGCGCCGACATGCTGGATCACACCGTCCTTCATAACCGCAATGGTATCACTGATGGCCATGGCCTCTTCCTGATCGTGTGTGACATATACGGTGGTAATTCCGACGTTTTTCTGCGTGTGGCGGATGACGCTCCTCATTTCCAGACGCAGCTTTGCGTCCAGATTGGAAAGCGGCTCATCCATCAGCAGAACGTCCGGCGAAATCACAAGGGCGCGCGCCAGCGCGATACGCTGCTGCTGCCCGCCGGAAAGCTGGTTCGGCATTCGTGCGGCATACTGCGCAATCTGCATCAGCTGCAGGTATTTTTCCGTCAGCTCCTGTGTTTTTTCTTTTTCCATTTTGCGGTTTTTCAGCCCGAAGGCGACGTTATCGCGCACCGTCATATGGGGAAAAATGGCATAATTCTGAAAAACCATGCCGATATTCCGCCTGCTTGGATCAATGTCGTTGATACGCGTATCGTTGAAGTAGATATCACCGCCCTCGATGGAATTGAAGCCGGCAATCATGCGCAGCAGGGTTGTTTTTCCGCACCCGGAGGGACCCAGCAGCGTAAAAAGCTCCCCGTTTCTTATTTCAATATTCAAATCCGGGATAACCGTATTGTTCCCGTATTTCTTTACGGCGTTTTGGATCAGGATCTTACTCATTTCATACCCCCGCAGTTCTTATCGATGGTTGCTCTTATTTACTCTGAAGGCTGGTGTAGATATCCGTGTATTTGTTTACAATGTCCTGTTTATGAGAGCTGACATAGGGGATATCTTCCTCAATGACGTGGATTTCGGACATCGGGGTCATAAAGTCGCTGGTTTTCGCGTCCTTCAGCACCGGGCGGTTGGTCAGCGTGCTGCCCCAGATATTCTGCACTTCCTCACTGATAATGAAATCGATGAAGAGCTTCGCATTATCCATGTTCTTGGCGCCCTTGATGATGGTAGCGGACGCAGGGAGGTAAACCGCGCCTTCCTTGGGATAGATCACCTTGACGGGAGCACCGTCGCGCACAAGCTGCGCACAGGGGTCTTCGTAGGAAAGTCCAACCACATTTTCGCCGTCCGCGACGCTCTTGTAAACCGCGGAGGAGCTTTCACAGATTTTACCGCCGATATTCGTGAACAGATCTTTTACATATTTCCATGCGTTTTCGTCTTCATAGCCGCCCATCGCCAGCAGGATGTTGGTAAGCTGCGCAAAAGCGGAAGAGGAATTGGCCGGGTCGGCCGTGGCGATCTTGCCTTTGAGCTTCGGGTTCAGCAGGTCGGCATACCCTTCGATCTTGATATCGCCGATCAGGTCGGTGTTGACGATCAGGCAGCTGCCGTCCAGAACGTTCCCGGTAATGAACCCGCTGGTGTTTTTGTAGGCATCCAGCACACCGGCGTCATTCTTGGAAACATACGGCTCCCACAAATCCTTATTGTCATACGCCAAAGACCAGGAACCGCCGAACATAACGTCCGCGTACGGGTCTTCCTTTTCGGACTGGATCCGTTTGATCAGCTCGCCGGTACCCGCCTGGATGACTTCGACATCCACGCCGTACTTTTCTTCAAACAGCGGGATGGTGGCGTTCATCAGGCCCTCGGAGTTCGGGGAATAGATGACCAGCTTGCCGCCGCCCTGTTTTTCCGAAGACGCGGCTTCGGAAGCGGCGCTGCCGGCTCCGTTCGCCTGGGAAGCGGCCGGTGCGGAAGAACAGCCTGCCGCGGAAACGGCAAGCACAACGGAAAGAATCAGTGCCATAAACTTTTTCATTTCATTTCCTCCTCTAAGTTTGGTGTTTTAATTTGGTATCTTTATTTTATAAAAATATTGCATAAAATGAATACCTGAATTACGGAACAAAATAGAAAAGATACCGAACAATTTTGATCCGGTATCTTTTTCTCAGCGAATTTTCAGCTTGTATTCCTTGGGCGAGCACCCCACATACTTTTTAAAAACATGGCTGAAATATTTGTAATCCCCTATGCCGCACGCTCCCCCGATCTCGGAAATCGGAAGCCGGTTCTCCTGCAGGAGAGAAAGTGCTTTCTGGATGCGGTACCGGTTCAGGTACTCGATCACCGTGGTCCCCAGCGCTTTCTGAAACCTCTGGTTGATGTACCGGTCGGAATAGAACAGCTTCTCCGACAATTCCGCAAGTGTGATTTTTTGAGTATAATTCTGCGCGATGTAATCCAGAATCTGCACGACCACGGGGTCCTCCGGATGCTCCAGCTTCATATTGCCGAACAGGGAAATATCCTTCAGCTCCGCCACACCTTTATTTTGTTTGTGTAAAATACGGATGTTCTCACATTCCAGGGCGGCGCGGTCAAGCGCTTCCATCATTTCTTCCTGATTCAGCGGTTTCAGGATATAATCGGAAACTCCGTTCCGGATCGCCTCCTTGGCATATTCAAAGTCGGAATAGCCGGTTAAAAGAATTGCCACATAATCGTTCTGGCATTTCGTTTCAGCAATCATCTGCAGCCCGTCCATGACCGGCATATTGATATCGGTAATCACGATATCCGGGTTGAGCGTCCGGATCAATTCCTTTCCTTCCACACCGTTGCGGGCTTCCCCCACCACGGTACAGCCGTGCTCTTCCCACGGCACCGCGTAACGGATGCCCTTTCGGATAATATCCTCGTCCTCCACCAGTATTACGCTAAACATCTTTTCTCCCCCTGCGCAGCAGCTTTGCCGTAACGGTAAAGTTTTTTCCTTCCTCACTGTTGATAAACAGGCCGCACTCCTCCCCATATTCCAGAATGATCCGGCGGGAAAGGTTCTGCAGGCCGTTGTGCTCGGTCTTGATTCCTTCGGAAACAATCATGCTCTGCAGGCGTTCCAGCATCTCCACAGGAACCCCCGGACCGTCGTCCTCCACACGCAGAAACAGATAATCGTCCTCGCACCAGGCCCTGATCTGAACAGAAAGCTCCATCTGCTTCTGAAAACCGTACTTGATGCTGTTTTCAATCAGCGGCTGCAAAAGCAGCTTCGGAATCATGCACTGGCTACAGTCCGGCTCTATTTTCATCCGGCACCGGAAACGCTCCCCGAACCTTGTTTTCTGGATATACAGATAATCCTCTATGTAACCGATATCCTCCGAAAGAAGGACGTCCTGTTTGGTATTGTTGATGCTGTAGCGAAGAATGTGAGTAAATTTTTCCAGCAGATACGAAGCTTTTTCCGCGTCTCCAAGGATGAGGTACTTGATATTGTCCAGCGTATTGTAAATGAAGTGCGGATTAATCTGCGTCTGCAGGTTCCTCATCTCAATCATACTGTTCAATTTAATCAGATCGGTGTTGCGCGTGTTGAGTTCGTTGATGCTTTTCACCATTTTATTGATCTGCGCCGCGATCTCCTCGACTTCGTCCCCGGTGTCAATCTGAATGATATGCTCGTTGTCCCCGTGACGGATGACGCGGATCTCCCCCACCAGCGCCTCTACGGACTGAGCGGTTTTTTCCGCCATCATCTGGGACAGCTTTCGGAACATTACCAGCCAGATGCAGCCCAGCAGAACGATCGTCATCACGCCGATGATGATATAGAGCGAATTCCCGGGAGAATACACAAACGAATAGAGCACCGCTTTTTTATCCGTCAGAACCCGCGCGCCGGTCCGGTACCGGTTCTCCTGCACCGTTACAAAGTGCTGGGAGGGATCCGCCTTGTATTTGTTGGTGTTGCGCTCGGAAAGGAACGCGCTTTTGGAGCAGTAGATGATATCCCCGTTCAGGTTTGTGATAATGCAGTCATACTGATATCCTGAAAAAAGGCTGCCCCAGTCGTTTCCGTTCAGATAAGCCATGACAAATCCGGCCAGCACCCCATGCTGGTAAACGGGTTTTGCAAAAACGCACTCCGAGCTGTCTCCGGAAAAATAATAAACGGTCGTGTAAATGGGCAGGTTGGCTTTCAAGGCATTATCCGCCACAATTTTATTGAATTCCGTTCTGTGCAGGTTCATCGCTTCCTGCCCAAAGCTGGTATAGACGATCTGTTTTTCCCGGTTCATCAGAATCATACGAACGCGCACCGGGCTTACCACGTTATGCTTGCTGAGGGAGTACTGCACCTCCCGGCTGTCGGAAACGCCGGTCATACAGCGAAGAAAAAGCCCCTCGTTTTCTTCATCCTCCAGATAAGCGGTGACATCTTCATAAACCTCATCAAACGTGCGGTTCAGAAAGTTCAGATGTTCCTCCATATTAAAATTCTGATTGAGATAATTCAGCCCGAAAATGGGGATACAGAACAGCAGGCAGCCGACAATGACCAAAAAAATGATCTTTTGCAGCGCCTGCTTTTCCAGTTGTTTTTTAAAAGGACTGTCCGCTGTTTCTCCCGTCCGCAATTCTATCATCCCTGCCTTGCCCGCAATTCCGTATGCAGGATACAAATTCAATTATAATTCGTTTTCATTAAAGCATATTTTGTCAGAATTAACAAGTGTTCCCGCCATCCCGTATCCTTAAAATATGGAGATAAGGTATCCCGTCCGGACATCGGCACAAATAAATGCGCCGATCCCGGCGGCATTGCCCCGTCAGGACCGGCGTATATGAGTTCTATAGAGGATCAAAAAACGGCTGGTTACCAAGACAGCCCTTCTAACCGTTTTTATCCGGCTAAAAGGGCTGTTTTATAAATGCAAAGAATTTTTAATCAACCGTTTTTGTTTCTCCGATTTTCATAAAGCACGGCCATTGCTCGATACTCAGCAAATCGGGATGCTTCTTAAAGTATTTCACAAAATCGCCGTTTGGATGAGCCACATTATACCATCTTTCGCATAGCTCAATGATTTGCATGTGGGCTTCTATTTCCGTAACTTCGTCACGGGATAAATCACTGTAATACATAGAGGGCACCTCACACTGATACATTATCAGCCATCATCATCCGGGCCTTTCCGAGAATCAGCATAACAGAGACCCAAAATATACTCAGGCTGACGATAAAAGAAAATTGAATACTGCTTATAAGTAAGAAGATAATTGTTACGATGAATTCTACGGAGAGAATAATTCTGGTTTTCCTTCTGTAGTGGTGTACTTCAGCATCATCAAGTGGTTTATTGATATTTTCTACGGGCGCTAAAATCACAATAATCAGGGAAGCTGGAATGAGAACTGCAATCGACGTGATAAATGCCATATAGCCCGGGCAGAATTTCGTCAGCAACAGCACAAAAAGGATCATCAGCCACGACATCCCATAGCAGCCCAGTTTGGTTTTGGCGTGGTAACCGCCCGCATAAACCCGAAGGAAGGAATACGATACGATAAATACAAAAGTCTCTAACAGCATACCGAGGAACAAACCGACGAAAAGCATAGTGGAAAAATGAATCATTTTGAGGAGAGCGGTCTGCACTCCAAAAGAATAGAGATCCTTATCTTTTTCCGAGATCAAGCCGCTCTCACTCAGGGCTTTCACGATCCAGTTGGAAAAATTGGTCAGCATCAGAATTTTCTGAGGCTCTTTACCGCTTCAGGGAGCTTGTCCTGATAAGCAAGTAGTACGCAAGACGTATTGGCGGACTGGCGAGCTTCCTGCATCGCGATTTTAGAAACCAAATCCAGTGCCTTCATTTTTACATTTTTCTGACCGTTTTTCATTTTCAACACCCCTTGTTAATTTATTGACTCCATTATAATCGAATTTTGGCTGTTCACAAGGGGGTTTACCTAACTTACAGTTTTTTGGACTGAAATACAGAGATTATGCCGTTATCGGAAAATAAACACATTTACAGACTGCTGCTTCTTCGGCTCACCGGAAAGATAATGCTCACAGAAAATTTGCCCTGTTCAACTTCTATATTAATATCTCCGTCGTATTTTTTTACAGAGGAGTTCACATTGGAAAGGCCGATCGCTTTATGGTTTTTCTTATTGGAAAGAAATTTTTCTTCACTTTTTACGGGGATTTCCTGAATGGAATTGATGAGGTTAATAATAAACATATCGTGAAACTGATAAATACGCAGTTCAATTCTTTTTGTGCCGTCGATAATCCTGTTGCACGCCTCTATGGCATTATCCAGTAAGTTGGCAAAAATCGCCGTAATGTCGATATCATCAATAAAATTCAGATTCAGGTTTTCCACAGAATAAATAAATTCGATTCCATCCAGATGACAGATTTTCATCTTTTCATTTACAATGATATTTAAAATCCTGTTGTTGCAATTGAATTTCATCCCCAGTTCATCTACGATTTCTGATATTTTTTTAGCATATTCAAGGCCTTCCGTATTTTGTCCCGCCGTGTAAAGCCGTTCAAACACTCTGACGTGATTTTTGATATCATGCATGATTTTCTGGGAGTTATTATACTCAATTTCCAGCTGCTGGTAATAATTGTACTGCATGTCCATTCTTTGCTGAATCAAAACGATTTCACTCTCCAGTTGATCTGATTTGGATACATTTTCAAAGAAATAGATCACTGCCAGATTCAGTATGATGGAAATAACCGCAAGCATCATCATAATAAAATGAGTAGTAGTAGGATCAACCTTGTAGGCGGCCAATATCGCAATAAAATAAATAATCGCAACATTCGAGACAGGAAGCAGGGCCAGAAAAATATACTGCTTTTTATACAGATAGGTAATCTTCTGTCTTTTAAAACAAATAATCAACAACTTACAGACGGCAAACATAAAGGTCTGAACAACAATCACATTA
Proteins encoded in this region:
- a CDS encoding GNAT family N-acetyltransferase, with translation MGITVREFTREDIPAMIIIWNEIVEDGIAFPQTELLEEKNGMEFFESQSFTGVAIEQETGNLVGLYILHPNNVGRCGHICNASYAVKGDERGKRIGEILVLHCITKAKETGFKILQFNAVVSTNTAALHLYKKLGFVQLGVIPGGFLMKDGSYQDIIPHYYVLQ
- a CDS encoding lactate utilization protein, whose product is MEYSMIRQNFEKHGFSTQLFSSKEEASDYLVNTLQRQTIGFGGSATLKEMGLFEALQQNNAVVWHNKVPSRDVRRLANCANIYITSANAVTESGEIVNIDATGNRVSMTAFGPETCYYIVGKNKITANLSDAIYRCKNVAAPKNAKRMNAKTPCAKNADKCYDCNSPERICRITTIIDRAPMGMKCEIIFIDQELGF
- a CDS encoding PadR family transcriptional regulator, which gives rise to MLKGVLEGCVLEIISRKETYGYEITRRLNALGFTDVVEGTVYTILLRLEKSKLVEITKKPSDLGPPRKFFALNDAGREELRRFWEKWEFVASKINQLKEEQSDV
- a CDS encoding DUF1048 domain-containing protein produces the protein MSEFFDNYFNIKKIIGSKREYKQQMARVEALPKDYQYVFKKIQSHMWMFAAGSGYDMMKIHYDLIELFEAGAAEGKPVLEITGEDVAAFCDELLRSARTYTEDWREALNRDILKKLGKGKASK
- a CDS encoding ABC transporter ATP-binding protein; the encoded protein is MTETAIQVKGLQKSYKKLHVLKGVDFEVEKGSIFALLGSNGAGKTTIVKILTTLLKSDGGTTVVNGFDVTKEPGKVRQSISLTGQFAAVDEILTGRENLIMIARLRHLVNSRQVADDLLNRFGLTDAADRRVSTYSGGMRRRLDIAMSLIGNPRLIFLDEPTTGLDPEARIEVWKTVKELADNGTTVFLTTQHLEEAEQLADRIAILHKGKIIVSGTLEELKKLFPPAKVEYIEKQPTLEEIFFAIIGKKEEK
- a CDS encoding ABC transporter permease produces the protein MEAAKNYLFSDMSVMLGRSMRHISRSMDTIITVCLTPIAMMLLFVYVLGGAIQAGTDNYVNYLLPGILLMAIASGISYTAFRLFTDMQSGIFERFHSMPIARSAALWGHVLTSLVSNAISVVVIILVALIMGFRSSAGVLSWLSVAGILVLVILALTWIAVIPGLTAKSVDGASAFSYPLIFLPFISSAFVPTESMPGPVRAFAENQPVTSIVDAIRALLFNQPVSNEIWAALAWCVGILIVAYLFAMRVYKRKAA
- a CDS encoding ABC transporter permease, with amino-acid sequence MKDNSKFRLDIWGTLTLCTIAVYLLFLIYPMAHLMQQSVYDSQTGQFTMANFVKFFSKSYYFDTLLNSFKVSLAATALSIAIGTPLAYLFSVFKIRGKSVLNILIVVASMSAPFIGAYSWILLLGRSGVITAFFRKLGILLPDIYGFGGIVLVMSLQLFPLVFLYARGALKNIDNSLIEAANNLSCSGVKCFFKVVVPLIMPTLLAAGLLVFMRSFADFGTPMLIGEGYRTFPVVLYTEFINEVGGNDGFAAAIAIIAIVITTVVFLVQKYVSNRNSFALNALHPIEEREPRGGRKVLVYLFSYLVVAIAILPQVYVTYTSFKKTSGKIFIRGYSLGSYESAFSKLGRSIQNTIIIPMLSLIAIILLAVLIAYLVVRRKNTLTSTVDILSMIPYIVPGTVLGIALLTGFNQKPLMLSGTMLIMVIALIIRRLPYTIRSSVAILQQIPISIEEAAISLGASKMKVFFRVTVPMMAAGIVSGAILSWVTMISELSTAIILYTGRTKTLTVAVYTEVVRGNYGVAAALSSILTLLTVVSLLAFNKVNGGKDFSL
- a CDS encoding ABC transporter ATP-binding protein, with the translated sequence MSKILIQNAVKKYGNNTVIPDLNIEIRNGELFTLLGPSGCGKTTLLRMIAGFNSIEGGDIYFNDTRINDIDPSRRNIGMVFQNYAIFPHMTVRDNVAFGLKNRKMEKEKTQELTEKYLQLMQIAQYAARMPNQLSGGQQQRIALARALVISPDVLLMDEPLSNLDAKLRLEMRSVIRHTQKNVGITTVYVTHDQEEAMAISDTIAVMKDGVIQHVGAPKEIYQRPKNVFVATFIGRTNILPARAERGTLIFPNGYRVPLECLNMLEDQEVQCSVRPEEFVISKQGGEGIHGVVKEYTYLGLNTHYAVETESGLTVEIVEESSLEDELKPGQNVLLQVKKHKINVFDKEGGRNLVRSEAYERQ
- a CDS encoding ABC transporter substrate-binding protein — its product is MKKFMALILSVVLAVSAAGCSSAPAASQANGAGSAASEAASSEKQGGGKLVIYSPNSEGLMNATIPLFEEKYGVDVEVIQAGTGELIKRIQSEKEDPYADVMFGGSWSLAYDNKDLWEPYVSKNDAGVLDAYKNTSGFITGNVLDGSCLIVNTDLIGDIKIEGYADLLNPKLKGKIATADPANSSSAFAQLTNILLAMGGYEDENAWKYVKDLFTNIGGKICESSSAVYKSVADGENVVGLSYEDPCAQLVRDGAPVKVIYPKEGAVYLPASATIIKGAKNMDNAKLFIDFIISEEVQNIWGSTLTNRPVLKDAKTSDFMTPMSEIHVIEEDIPYVSSHKQDIVNKYTDIYTSLQSK